A region of Cucumis melo cultivar AY chromosome 2, USDA_Cmelo_AY_1.0, whole genome shotgun sequence DNA encodes the following proteins:
- the LOC103493991 gene encoding mini zinc finger protein 3-like has protein sequence MKKRLVVVKKSDGSNGRRNHHWSASSGSEVRYAECQKNHAAKLGGFAVDGCREFMARGEDGTEEALNCAACGCHRNFHRREVDAEVVFEYSPPNSN, from the coding sequence ATGAAGAAAAGGCTGGTGGTGGTGAAGAAATCTGATGGCTCTAACGGGCGACGAAACCACCACTGGTCGGCCAGTTCGGGATCCGAGGTGCGGTACGCAGAGTGCCAGAAGAATCACGCGGCGAAGCTCGGGGGGTTCGCGGTGGACGGATGCCGAGAATTCATGGCAAGAGGAGAGGATGGGACTGAGGAGGCTCTGAATTGTGCTGCTTGTGGTTGCCACAGGAATTTTCATAGAAGAGAGGTTGATGCTGAAGTTGTTTTTGAGTATTCTCCTCCAAACTCCAATTAA